In a genomic window of Jaculus jaculus isolate mJacJac1 chromosome 8, mJacJac1.mat.Y.cur, whole genome shotgun sequence:
- the LOC101599635 gene encoding peptidyl-prolyl cis-trans isomerase A-like — MVNPTVFFDIAVDGEPLGRVSFELFADKVPKTAENFRALSTGEKGFGYKGSCVHRIIPGFMCQGGDFTHHNGTGGKSIYGEKFEDENFILKHTGPGILSMANAGPNTNGSQFFICTAKTEWLDGKHVVFGKVKEGMNIVEEMERLGSRNGKTSKMVTIADCGQL, encoded by the coding sequence ATGGTCAACCCCACCGTGTTCTTCGACATCGCGGTCGATGGCGAGCCCTTGGGCCGCGTCTCCTTCGAGCTGTTTGCAGACAAAGTTCCAAAGACAGCAGAAAACTTTCGTGCTCTGAGCACTGGAGAGAAAGGATTTGGTTATAAGGGGTCATGCGTTCACAGAATTATTCCAGGATTCATGTGCCAGGGTGGTGACTTCACACACCATAATGGCACTGGTGGCAAGTCCATCTATGGGGAGAAATTTGAGGATGAGAACTTCATCCTGAAGCATACAGGTCCTGGGATCTTGTCTATGGCAAATGCTGGTCCAAACACAAACGGTTCCCAATTTTTCATCTGCACTGCCAAGACTGAATGGTTGGATGGTAAGCATGTGGTATTTGGGAAAGTGAAAGAAGGCATGAACATTGTTGAAGAAATGGAACGCCTTGGGTCTAGGAACGGCAAGACTAGCAAGATGGTCACCATCGCTGATTGTGGACAACTCTAA